The Amycolatopsis viridis genome window below encodes:
- a CDS encoding aminotransferase-like domain-containing protein: MRDYRVIADAVAADIAAGRLRPGDQLPPQRRFARQRGIAVSTAARVYGELVRRGLAVGETGRGTFIRAARPKPESALAEPAAATVDLELNFPMLPGQPELIAASLGPALRPDLLAQGLGPSVVTGGAQARAEAVPVLARGGWSPDPADLLFTGNGRQAIAAAIAALVPPGERLGVEALTYPVVKGIAARLGVTLVPLEVDEHGLVPDLPPRLRAIYLQPAVHNPLGVTMPDARRAEVVEAARARDLPLIDDGINGFLRPDVAPLAALAPERTVVLDSLSKRLAPGLTLGFVVAPPALRERLTAAVRSGGWAAAQFPLTAATRLMGDGTVAKIESAKRDDAAARQELVRSRLAGFAVSADPRAYHCWWRLPEPWRAETFVAAAARRGIAVTPAAAFAVTPGRAPTAVRLALSAPPADVLATALGTLAELARSSPEDTGME, encoded by the coding sequence GTGCGGGACTACCGGGTGATCGCCGACGCGGTCGCGGCCGACATCGCCGCCGGACGGCTTCGGCCGGGGGACCAGTTGCCCCCGCAGCGCCGGTTCGCGCGGCAACGGGGCATCGCGGTGTCCACCGCGGCCCGGGTCTACGGCGAGCTGGTCCGGCGCGGGCTGGCCGTCGGCGAGACCGGGCGGGGCACGTTCATCCGGGCCGCCCGGCCGAAGCCGGAGTCCGCGCTGGCCGAACCGGCGGCCGCGACGGTCGACCTGGAGCTGAACTTCCCGATGCTGCCCGGGCAGCCCGAGCTGATCGCCGCGAGCCTCGGGCCGGCGCTGCGGCCGGACCTGCTCGCCCAGGGGCTGGGGCCGTCGGTGGTGACGGGCGGCGCGCAGGCGCGGGCGGAGGCCGTGCCGGTACTGGCGCGCGGCGGGTGGTCGCCCGATCCGGCAGACCTGCTGTTCACCGGGAACGGCCGCCAGGCGATCGCCGCCGCGATCGCCGCGCTGGTGCCGCCCGGCGAGCGGCTGGGGGTCGAGGCGCTGACCTACCCGGTGGTGAAGGGCATCGCGGCCCGGCTCGGGGTCACGCTGGTGCCGCTGGAGGTCGACGAGCACGGGCTCGTGCCGGACCTGCCGCCGCGGCTGCGTGCGATCTACCTGCAGCCGGCGGTGCACAACCCGCTGGGTGTGACGATGCCGGATGCCCGGCGTGCGGAGGTGGTCGAGGCGGCGCGGGCGCGGGACCTGCCGCTGATCGACGACGGCATCAACGGCTTCCTGCGGCCGGATGTGGCGCCGCTGGCGGCGCTCGCGCCGGAGCGGACGGTGGTGCTGGACAGCCTGTCGAAGCGCTTGGCGCCCGGGCTGACGCTCGGATTCGTGGTGGCGCCACCGGCGCTGCGGGAGCGGCTGACGGCGGCGGTGCGGTCGGGCGGCTGGGCGGCGGCGCAGTTCCCGTTGACCGCCGCAACGAGGCTGATGGGTGACGGCACCGTGGCGAAGATCGAAAGCGCGAAGCGCGACGACGCCGCGGCGCGGCAGGAGCTGGTTCGGTCGCGGCTGGCCGGCTTCGCCGTGTCGGCGGACCCACGCGCGTACCACTGCTGGTGGCGGCTGCCGGAACCGTGGCGGGCGGAAACGTTCGTGGCGGCCGCCGCGCGGCGCGGCATCGCCGTCACCCCGGCCGCGGCGTTCGCCGTGACCCCCGGCCGGGCCCCCACGGCCGTGCGGCTGGCGCTGTCCGCCCCGCCGGCCGATGTGCTCGCCACGGCGCTCGGCACGCTGGCCGAACTGGCCCGCTCCAGCCCCGAGGACACCGGCATGGAGTGA
- a CDS encoding alpha/beta fold hydrolase: protein MSSIEIGEITAGYDDKGSGPALVLVHGHPFDRSMWEPQLDHFSARGWRVVAPDLRGYGETTVVPGKTPLATFARDLAALLDRLTVDRFVLAGLSMGGQIVMECHRLFPDRIRGLVLADTSPRAETAAGRRNRTEMADRLLREGLRPYADEVLTKMVAPANVEAMPDVAEHVHRMMRGTSPEGAAAALRGRAERPDYVPTLAGVGVPTLVVVGDQDEYTPVAEAEFLHASVPGSELAVIAGAAHLPNLERTAEFDAVLADFLARLPQES, encoded by the coding sequence ATGAGTTCGATCGAGATCGGCGAGATCACCGCAGGCTACGACGACAAGGGATCCGGACCGGCGCTGGTCCTGGTCCACGGGCACCCGTTCGACCGCTCGATGTGGGAGCCGCAGCTGGACCACTTCAGCGCGCGGGGCTGGCGGGTCGTCGCCCCGGACCTGCGCGGGTACGGCGAGACGACAGTCGTGCCGGGCAAGACCCCGCTGGCGACGTTCGCCCGCGACCTGGCCGCCCTGCTCGACCGGCTGACTGTGGACCGGTTCGTCCTGGCGGGGCTGTCGATGGGCGGCCAGATCGTGATGGAGTGCCACCGGCTGTTTCCGGATCGCATCCGCGGCCTGGTCCTCGCCGACACCTCACCGCGCGCGGAGACCGCCGCGGGCAGGCGCAACCGCACCGAGATGGCGGACCGACTGCTCCGAGAAGGACTCCGGCCGTACGCCGACGAGGTCCTGACGAAGATGGTGGCGCCGGCCAACGTCGAGGCCATGCCGGACGTCGCCGAGCACGTCCACCGCATGATGCGCGGCACCTCGCCGGAGGGCGCCGCCGCCGCGCTGCGGGGCCGGGCCGAACGCCCCGACTACGTGCCGACGCTGGCCGGCGTCGGCGTGCCCACCCTGGTCGTCGTCGGCGACCAGGACGAGTACACCCCGGTGGCCGAAGCGGAGTTCCTGCACGCGAGCGTCCCCGGATCCGAGCTGGCGGTCATCGCCGGTGCCGCGCACCTGCCGAACCTGGAACGCACCGCCGAGTTCGACGCCGTCCTGGCGGACTTCCTGGCCCGGCTGCCTCAGGAGTCGTAA
- a CDS encoding MarR family winged helix-turn-helix transcriptional regulator gives MEESPWPSDEALRAWVHYLGAHTLVERAIERHLHDAAGISHAEYEILARLDGAPGRRMRMGELAAVLFSPGSRLNYRINRLAGLGWVRREQHPTDRRGLYAVLTGAGADFLHGVAPGYRQAVHDAVIAPLTGDEFAELGRISRKLFQHHLARGN, from the coding sequence ATGGAGGAGAGCCCCTGGCCGTCCGACGAGGCGCTCCGGGCCTGGGTGCACTACCTGGGCGCGCACACGCTGGTGGAACGCGCCATCGAACGGCACCTGCACGACGCCGCCGGCATCTCCCACGCGGAGTACGAGATCCTGGCGCGGCTCGACGGCGCGCCCGGCCGCCGGATGCGCATGGGCGAGCTGGCCGCCGTGTTGTTCTCACCGGGCAGCAGGCTCAACTACCGGATCAACCGCCTGGCCGGCCTCGGCTGGGTCCGCCGGGAACAACACCCGACGGACCGCCGCGGCCTCTACGCCGTGCTGACCGGCGCGGGGGCGGACTTCCTGCACGGCGTCGCACCCGGCTACCGGCAGGCCGTGCACGACGCCGTGATCGCCCCCCTCACCGGCGACGAGTTCGCGGAACTCGGCCGGATCAGCCGCAAGCTGTTCCAGCACCACCTCGCCCGCGGGAACTAG
- a CDS encoding alcohol dehydrogenase catalytic domain-containing protein yields the protein MRAVVVEEFGGPEVLKVVDVPVPVPGPGQVRIRVSATTVNPVDLATAAGLFAGTGVVPAGRAAIGWDVAGVVEEAGAGVAFAPGDPVIGLRARLADPQGAWAEQIVLDAAAVAPAPAGIDPVAAATLPLNALTALQALDALNLKTGQTLLVTGAAGGVGGFAVELAALRGLRVVAAAGEHDEEAVRGFGAEFFVPRTEILAEGVRKRVPGGVDGVLDAAVLGYAALDAVRDGGAFAAVIGNGPDNYRGIRIQPVRIAADGTALTGLSRLAAAGHLTLRVAETLPLAEAAKAAARFAAGGLRGRLVLVP from the coding sequence ATGCGTGCTGTCGTCGTCGAGGAGTTCGGCGGTCCCGAGGTTCTGAAGGTCGTGGACGTACCGGTTCCGGTTCCCGGACCCGGTCAGGTGCGGATCCGGGTGTCGGCCACCACCGTGAACCCGGTGGACCTCGCCACCGCGGCCGGCCTGTTCGCCGGGACCGGCGTCGTCCCGGCCGGGCGGGCCGCGATCGGCTGGGACGTCGCCGGCGTGGTCGAGGAAGCCGGCGCCGGCGTGGCGTTCGCGCCCGGTGACCCGGTGATCGGGCTGCGGGCGCGCCTGGCCGATCCGCAGGGCGCGTGGGCCGAGCAGATCGTCCTGGACGCCGCCGCGGTGGCACCGGCCCCGGCCGGCATCGACCCGGTGGCGGCGGCGACCCTGCCGCTGAACGCGCTCACCGCGCTGCAGGCCCTGGACGCCCTGAACCTCAAGACCGGCCAGACGCTCCTGGTGACCGGGGCGGCCGGCGGGGTCGGCGGGTTCGCGGTCGAGCTGGCGGCGTTGCGCGGCCTGCGGGTCGTGGCCGCCGCGGGCGAACACGACGAGGAGGCGGTCCGCGGTTTCGGAGCCGAGTTCTTCGTGCCGCGGACGGAAATCCTCGCCGAGGGGGTCCGCAAGCGGGTACCGGGCGGGGTCGACGGTGTCCTCGACGCCGCGGTGCTCGGGTACGCCGCGCTGGACGCGGTGCGGGACGGGGGCGCGTTCGCCGCCGTGATCGGCAACGGCCCGGACAACTACCGCGGCATCCGGATCCAGCCGGTGCGGATCGCGGCCGACGGGACCGCGCTGACCGGGCTGTCCCGTCTCGCCGCCGCGGGCCACTTGACGCTCCGGGTGGCCGAAACCCTGCCGCTGGCCGAGGCGGCCAAGGCCGCGGCCCGGTTCGCTGCGGGCGGTCTGCGCGGGCGCCTGGTCCTGGTGCCCTAG
- a CDS encoding winged helix-turn-helix transcriptional regulator, protein MATLTAAQRRQQDRAAYDAFLAACPARKVLERISDKWVTLVLAALGDGPKRYRDLTRIIAGASQKMLTQTLRALERDGLVARTVTAEVPVRVDYELTELGRSLHAVVRQLKDWAECHIAEIEQARTAYDS, encoded by the coding sequence ATGGCGACCCTGACCGCCGCGCAGCGCAGGCAGCAGGACCGCGCGGCCTATGACGCGTTCCTGGCCGCCTGCCCCGCGCGCAAGGTGCTCGAGCGGATCAGCGACAAGTGGGTCACCCTCGTGCTCGCCGCGCTGGGCGACGGCCCGAAGCGCTACCGCGACCTGACCCGGATCATCGCGGGCGCGAGCCAGAAGATGCTGACGCAGACGTTGCGCGCGCTGGAACGCGACGGGCTGGTCGCGCGGACCGTGACCGCGGAGGTCCCGGTCCGCGTCGACTACGAGCTCACCGAGCTGGGCCGGAGCCTGCACGCCGTGGTGCGGCAGCTCAAGGACTGGGCGGAGTGCCACATCGCGGAGATCGAGCAGGCGCGCACCGCTTACGACTCCTGA